One stretch of Lacrimispora sphenoides DNA includes these proteins:
- a CDS encoding RNA polymerase sigma factor, translating to MMEGKKALVESMIDGSEAAFDELYRSYSGKLYRMAYFITGNQSDSEDILQETFVKCFLHKSKLKQAERFEPWLYQILVRTAWRLERRKKGRSEISYEGILENEEEKKSAEYIREDKKADGPLESVLEAETAKEIQAALIHLDIKYRTVVLLYYYNELSTREIAHITGTIEGTVKSRLHKARKLLKDLLKADGTEKTEMERGICHG from the coding sequence ATGATGGAAGGAAAAAAGGCTTTGGTGGAAAGCATGATAGATGGCAGCGAAGCAGCATTTGACGAACTATACCGTTCCTATTCCGGAAAGCTATACCGTATGGCGTATTTTATTACCGGCAACCAAAGTGACAGTGAGGACATTTTACAGGAGACCTTTGTTAAATGCTTTCTTCATAAGTCAAAACTGAAACAAGCGGAGCGCTTTGAGCCGTGGCTGTATCAAATTCTGGTCAGGACAGCCTGGCGGCTTGAACGAAGGAAAAAAGGGAGGTCTGAAATATCTTATGAAGGTATTTTAGAAAATGAGGAGGAGAAAAAGAGTGCGGAGTACATCCGGGAAGACAAGAAAGCAGATGGACCATTAGAATCCGTTTTAGAGGCAGAGACAGCAAAAGAAATCCAGGCAGCACTCATCCATCTGGATATAAAATACCGTACTGTGGTTCTTCTGTACTATTATAATGAATTGAGCACCAGAGAGATTGCCCACATTACAGGAACCATCGAAGGGACGGTAAAATCCCGTCTGCATAAAGCACGAAAACTGCTGAAGGATTTATTGAAAGCTGACGGCACTGAAAAAACAGAAATGGAAAGGGGCATTTGCCATGGATAG
- a CDS encoding V-type ATP synthase subunit D yields the protein MNPNTFPTKGNLILAKSSLALARQGYELMDKKRNILIKELMSLIDEAKGIQSEIDVTFTSAYKALQKANIELGINYVQDIAMAVPVDSSVRIKTRSIMGTEIPLVEHDEMPLNLTYAYYNTRESLDEARCQFEKVKKLTVKLSMVENSAYRLANSIKRTQKRANALKNITIPRYETLTRNITNSLEEKDREEFTRLKVIKRNKNGI from the coding sequence ATGAATCCCAATACATTTCCCACCAAGGGGAATTTAATCCTTGCGAAAAGCTCCCTGGCGTTAGCCAGACAGGGCTATGAACTGATGGATAAAAAACGGAACATCCTCATCAAGGAATTGATGAGCCTGATTGATGAAGCAAAAGGCATTCAGTCGGAAATCGATGTCACCTTCACTTCCGCTTACAAGGCCCTGCAAAAGGCCAACATAGAGCTGGGAATCAACTATGTGCAGGATATTGCCATGGCGGTTCCTGTGGACAGTTCAGTACGAATTAAGACCAGGAGTATCATGGGAACGGAAATCCCACTGGTAGAGCATGATGAAATGCCTTTAAACCTGACTTATGCCTATTATAACACCAGGGAATCTCTGGACGAAGCCCGTTGCCAGTTTGAGAAGGTGAAGAAGCTGACGGTAAAGCTTTCCATGGTAGAGAATTCCGCCTACCGTCTGGCAAACAGCATCAAAAGGACCCAGAAACGGGCCAACGCCTTAAAGAATATTACGATTCCCAGGTATGAGACGCTGACCAGGAATATTACCAATTCACTGGAAGAAAAGGACAGGGAAGAGTTTACCAGGCTTAAGGTGATTAAGAGGAATAAGAATGGAATTTAG
- a CDS encoding V-type ATP synthase subunit B, which translates to MAIEYLGLSAINGPLVVLEGVQNAAFDEIVEMTVEKKTKKLGRIIEVYEDKAIIQVFEGTDGLALRNVHTRLTGHPMELAVSEDMLGRTFNGIGEPIDGLGDINSDIWLDINGKPLNPVTREYPRDYIRTGISAIDGLMTLIRGQKLPIFSGNGLPHDELAAQIVQQASLGDDALSSEKFAVVFAAMGVKYDVADFFRRTFEESGVSDHVAMFINLANDPVVERLITPKVALTLAEYLAFEKGMHILVILTDMTAYAEALREVSSSKGEIPSRKGYPGYLYSELASLYERAGIVKGRHGSVTQIPILTMPNDDITHPIPDLTGYITEGQIVLDRSLYGQSVYPPINVLPSLSRLMKDGIGEGFTRADHQGLANQLFSCYAKVGDARALASVIGEDELSPIDKMYLVFGKEFEGRFVGQGNHANRNIIETLSIGWELLGLLPRAELDRIDTKVLDQYYKPTTLDGSEE; encoded by the coding sequence ATGGCAATCGAATATTTAGGACTTAGTGCAATCAACGGTCCATTAGTTGTTTTAGAAGGCGTCCAGAATGCTGCTTTCGACGAAATCGTGGAAATGACCGTAGAAAAAAAGACAAAGAAGCTGGGACGTATCATTGAGGTTTACGAGGATAAGGCGATCATCCAGGTGTTTGAAGGAACCGATGGGCTTGCCTTAAGAAATGTTCACACCCGCCTCACCGGACACCCTATGGAGCTTGCGGTGTCCGAAGACATGCTGGGACGCACCTTTAATGGCATCGGAGAGCCTATTGACGGGCTTGGAGACATCAACTCCGATATCTGGCTGGACATTAACGGAAAACCCTTAAATCCTGTTACCAGAGAATACCCAAGAGATTATATCCGTACCGGAATCTCAGCCATCGACGGGCTGATGACTCTGATCCGGGGCCAAAAGCTCCCCATCTTCTCCGGAAACGGCCTTCCTCATGACGAACTGGCAGCCCAGATCGTACAGCAGGCCTCCCTGGGAGATGACGCACTTTCCAGCGAAAAATTCGCTGTGGTATTTGCTGCCATGGGTGTAAAATACGATGTGGCCGACTTCTTCCGCCGTACCTTTGAGGAAAGCGGCGTTTCCGACCACGTGGCCATGTTCATCAACCTGGCAAACGACCCTGTGGTGGAACGTCTGATCACACCAAAGGTGGCTCTTACACTGGCGGAATACCTGGCTTTTGAAAAGGGAATGCACATACTTGTTATTTTGACCGATATGACAGCCTATGCGGAGGCTCTCCGTGAGGTTTCTTCCTCAAAGGGGGAAATTCCTTCCAGAAAAGGCTATCCCGGATATTTATACAGCGAGCTGGCATCCCTTTATGAACGGGCCGGCATCGTAAAGGGGCGGCATGGCTCCGTGACCCAGATTCCCATACTGACCATGCCAAACGATGACATCACCCACCCCATCCCAGACCTTACGGGATATATTACGGAAGGGCAGATCGTTCTGGACCGCAGTTTGTACGGCCAGTCCGTTTATCCTCCTATTAACGTCCTTCCTTCCTTAAGCCGTCTGATGAAGGACGGAATTGGTGAAGGCTTTACAAGAGCAGATCATCAGGGCCTGGCAAACCAGCTATTCTCCTGTTATGCTAAAGTAGGAGATGCCAGAGCTCTGGCATCGGTCATCGGAGAAGATGAACTATCCCCTATTGATAAAATGTATCTGGTTTTCGGCAAGGAATTTGAAGGCCGGTTTGTTGGGCAGGGAAATCATGCCAACCGGAATATCATCGAAACCCTGAGCATCGGCTGGGAGCTTTTAGGGCTTCTTCCAAGAGCCGAGCTGGACCGTATCGACACCAAGGTATTAGACCAGTATTACAAGCCTACCACCCTTGACGGATCGGAAGAATAG
- a CDS encoding V-type ATP synthase subunit A — translation MTNTGTISGINGPVIYLKGDSGFRMNEMVYVGEDHLVGEVIGLTDRRTIVQVYEETSGLKPGGTVTSSGFPVSVTLAPGILNNIFDGIERPLSEIAKTGGAYIDRGIHVDSLDGEKLWKTHITVKKGDHLLPGTIIAEVPETPAIVHKVMIPPDLEGYVLDVVEDGTYTISDPLLTLQLLDGSEKKITMTQKWPIRVPRPILKRYPAGKPLITGQRIIDTLFPLAKGGTACIPGGFGTGKTMTQHQIAKWSDADIIIYIGCGERGNEMTQVLEEFSELVDPRSGNPLMDRTTLIANTSNMPVAAREASLYSGLTLAEYYRDMGYHVAIMADSTSRWAEALRELSGRLEEMPAEEGFPAYLASRLSAFYERAGMIQNMNGTEGSVTIIGAVSPQGGDFSEPVTQNTKRFVRCFWGLDRNLANERHFPAIHWLSSYSEYLTDLAPWYVENVDKKFVDYRNRLVFLLTQESSLMEIVKLIGGDMLPDDQKLILEISKVIRIGFLQQNAFHKDDTCVPMEKQFKMMDLILYLYKKSRSLVSMGMPMSVLKEDPIFDKIISIKYDVPNDRLDMFDDYKKQVDAFYDSVIERNA, via the coding sequence ATGACTAATACAGGCACCATTTCCGGCATTAACGGCCCTGTCATTTATTTAAAGGGTGATTCCGGATTCCGAATGAATGAAATGGTCTATGTAGGCGAAGACCACTTAGTCGGTGAGGTCATCGGCCTTACAGACCGCCGCACCATTGTCCAGGTATATGAGGAAACCAGCGGCTTAAAACCGGGAGGGACGGTCACTTCCTCCGGCTTCCCCGTATCCGTCACACTGGCCCCAGGCATTTTAAATAATATCTTTGACGGAATTGAGCGCCCTTTAAGCGAGATCGCAAAGACCGGAGGGGCATATATTGACCGGGGAATTCATGTGGATTCCCTTGACGGCGAGAAGCTCTGGAAGACCCACATAACAGTTAAAAAAGGAGATCATCTCTTACCAGGTACCATCATTGCCGAAGTTCCTGAAACCCCGGCCATCGTCCATAAGGTTATGATTCCCCCTGATTTGGAAGGCTATGTTCTTGACGTAGTGGAGGATGGTACCTATACCATATCCGATCCCCTGCTGACCCTACAGCTTTTAGACGGGTCCGAAAAGAAAATCACCATGACCCAGAAGTGGCCCATCCGAGTACCAAGGCCTATATTAAAGAGATATCCGGCTGGAAAGCCTCTTATCACCGGGCAGAGGATCATTGATACCCTGTTTCCTCTTGCTAAGGGAGGTACCGCATGTATCCCCGGCGGTTTTGGTACAGGAAAAACCATGACCCAGCACCAGATCGCCAAGTGGTCTGATGCGGATATTATCATATATATTGGCTGCGGGGAACGTGGCAACGAGATGACCCAGGTGCTTGAGGAGTTCTCTGAGCTTGTTGACCCCCGTTCCGGTAATCCTCTGATGGACCGGACCACACTGATCGCCAATACTTCAAACATGCCCGTAGCCGCCCGTGAAGCCAGCCTTTACTCCGGCCTTACCCTGGCGGAATACTACCGGGATATGGGATATCATGTGGCAATCATGGCGGACTCCACCTCTAGGTGGGCCGAGGCCTTAAGAGAGTTGTCCGGTCGTCTGGAAGAGATGCCTGCGGAAGAAGGTTTCCCGGCTTATTTGGCCTCCCGTCTATCAGCCTTCTATGAAAGGGCCGGGATGATTCAGAACATGAACGGAACCGAAGGCTCCGTTACCATCATCGGTGCTGTATCCCCTCAGGGAGGCGACTTCTCCGAGCCGGTAACCCAGAACACCAAGCGTTTTGTCCGCTGCTTCTGGGGCCTGGACAGAAACCTTGCAAACGAACGCCACTTCCCGGCCATTCACTGGCTCAGCAGTTATTCTGAATATCTGACTGATCTGGCGCCCTGGTACGTGGAAAACGTGGATAAGAAGTTCGTGGACTACAGAAACCGTCTGGTCTTCCTGCTGACCCAGGAAAGCAGCCTGATGGAGATCGTAAAGCTGATCGGCGGAGACATGCTTCCCGATGACCAGAAGCTCATACTGGAAATATCAAAGGTGATCAGGATCGGATTTTTACAGCAGAACGCATTCCATAAGGACGATACCTGTGTCCCAATGGAAAAACAGTTTAAAATGATGGATCTAATTCTTTATTTATACAAGAAATCCCGTTCCCTCGTTTCCATGGGAATGCCTATGTCCGTATTAAAAGAGGATCCGATCTTTGATAAGATCATTTCCATTAAATATGATGTACCTAACGACAGACTTGATATGTTTGATGACTATAAAAAGCAGGTAGATGCCTTCTATGATTCCGTCATCGAACGCAATGCATAG
- a CDS encoding V-type ATP synthase subunit E, with the protein MTTEEKLQHFLGFCMEDARTRSAKMLDEYTAALEQTFLEHQEDAKRRAAHQVALESERIEREINKKLSLEQIGMKRVFGKKQDELKDKLFSELRDKLATFMGSPEYTKLLEKQIREAKALAGKEFITIYIDPADEEKINELAISGSSDIQVSEYSFLGGTRAVIPSRHILIDNSFQTKLAEAKRDFRFDVKDLMGGTAND; encoded by the coding sequence TTGACGACTGAGGAAAAATTACAGCATTTCCTGGGATTTTGCATGGAAGATGCCAGAACCCGCAGTGCAAAGATGCTTGATGAATATACAGCTGCCTTGGAGCAGACCTTTTTAGAGCATCAGGAAGATGCAAAGCGAAGGGCTGCACACCAGGTAGCTTTGGAAAGCGAACGAATCGAGCGGGAAATCAACAAAAAGCTTTCCCTGGAACAGATCGGCATGAAACGGGTTTTTGGAAAAAAACAGGATGAGCTGAAAGATAAGCTGTTTTCGGAGCTTCGGGATAAACTGGCCACATTTATGGGATCCCCCGAATATACAAAGCTTTTGGAAAAGCAGATACGGGAAGCCAAGGCCCTGGCAGGAAAGGAATTCATCACCATTTACATCGATCCTGCAGATGAAGAGAAGATCAATGAACTGGCAATTTCAGGCAGCTCTGACATCCAGGTGAGCGAATACTCCTTTCTGGGAGGAACACGGGCTGTTATCCCTTCCAGGCACATTTTAATCGACAATTCATTTCAAACCAAGCTGGCGGAGGCAAAACGCGACTTCCGCTTTGATGTAAAGGATCTGATGGGAGGTACGGCTAATGACTAA
- a CDS encoding V-type ATP synthase subunit F: MKMYLISDNVDTWTGMRLAGVEGAVVHEKAELKRELDKVLADKEIGIILLTEKFGKEFPDIINDVKLNRKLPLIIEIPDRHGTGRKPNFITDYVNEAIGLKL; the protein is encoded by the coding sequence ATGAAAATGTATTTGATCAGCGACAACGTGGACACTTGGACCGGCATGAGATTAGCCGGAGTTGAGGGCGCTGTCGTTCATGAAAAGGCTGAACTGAAACGTGAACTGGATAAAGTCCTGGCCGATAAGGAGATTGGGATCATTCTCCTGACGGAAAAGTTCGGAAAAGAGTTTCCGGACATCATCAATGATGTGAAGTTAAACCGCAAACTTCCATTGATCATAGAAATCCCTGACCGCCATGGTACCGGCCGCAAGCCGAACTTTATCACAGATTATGTTAATGAAGCCATCGGATTAAAACTATAA
- a CDS encoding ATP synthase subunit C produces MSTLVKITLAIALTLSIALPFGAFAMGAKTKGRYKTALGINTLLFFGTLIVSSVLMFNGQAAAAESAAASTGSIAGMGYLAAALSTGLACIGGGIAVSAAASAALGAISEDGSILGKSLIFVGLAEGVCLYGLIISFMILGKL; encoded by the coding sequence ATGTCAACCTTAGTAAAAATTACATTAGCAATTGCATTAACCTTAAGTATCGCCCTGCCCTTCGGAGCCTTTGCCATGGGCGCAAAAACAAAGGGCCGCTATAAAACTGCTCTTGGTATCAACACCCTTTTATTTTTCGGAACCTTAATCGTATCCAGTGTATTGATGTTTAACGGCCAGGCTGCTGCTGCGGAAAGCGCCGCTGCCAGCACTGGAAGCATTGCCGGAATGGGTTACTTAGCAGCTGCCCTTTCCACAGGTCTTGCCTGCATCGGCGGCGGTATTGCCGTTTCCGCTGCTGCCAGCGCCGCTCTCGGTGCCATCAGCGAGGATGGTTCCATACTTGGTAAATCACTGATCTTCGTAGGGCTTGCCGAAGGCGTTTGTCTGTATGGCTTGATCATATCTTTCATGATCTTAGGTAAGCTCTAA
- a CDS encoding V-type ATP synthase subunit I: MIEKMKFLSITGPKDDIDRVIDTYLSKYEIHLENALSELKTVKDLRPYIETNPYKDAYQCAIELAELLPPGGQTGSRKKIPIQQAAGIVKEIGEQVKELTAKEEAIISELNSYQQSLDRILPFTGLNYDLSSILQFKYIKFRFGRISHEYYNKFVSYVYDTIDTVLYKCREDNEYVWLVYFVPESISNQIDAIYASMRFERYFLPDEYKGTPLDAIHFLEDKISALQSDIDGIRKQMSELLESRQEELLTALDKLEVFSTNFNVRKLAACTKQKVNTFYILCGWMSNRDAAAFQKEISNDEKTFCIVEDDHNKILSKPPTKLHNPRLFKPFEMFIQMYGLPEYNEIDPTILIGITYSFLFGFMFGDVGQGICLLLGGLLLYQLKKINLAAIISCCGIFSTIFGFLFGSVFGFENIIQAVWLRPLEHMTNLPFIGRLNTVFIVAVSIGMGIILLTMVLNIINSIRFHDPEKTLFDTNGAAGLIFYASLVLTIVLYMTNNPIPAAILLVIMFGIPLIVMFFKEPLTNLVEKKAQIMPKEKGMFVVQGFFELFEVLLSYFSNTLSFVRVGAFAVSHAAMMEVVLMLSGVEAGNPNWLVVILGNLFVCGMEGLIVGIQVLRLEYYELFSRFYRGTGRAFKPYGKKI; the protein is encoded by the coding sequence GTGATAGAAAAGATGAAATTCTTAAGTATCACCGGACCTAAGGACGATATTGACCGGGTCATCGATACGTATTTATCCAAATATGAAATTCATTTGGAAAATGCCCTGTCAGAATTAAAAACGGTGAAAGACTTGAGGCCATATATTGAAACAAATCCATACAAAGACGCCTACCAATGTGCCATAGAACTGGCGGAATTACTTCCGCCGGGTGGTCAGACTGGCAGCCGAAAAAAGATTCCCATTCAACAGGCAGCCGGAATTGTCAAAGAGATTGGGGAGCAGGTAAAGGAGCTTACGGCAAAGGAAGAGGCCATTATATCCGAGCTAAATTCCTATCAGCAGTCCCTGGATCGAATCCTTCCATTTACCGGACTTAACTATGATTTAAGCTCCATCCTTCAGTTTAAGTACATTAAATTTCGTTTTGGACGAATATCCCATGAGTATTACAACAAATTTGTAAGCTATGTATATGATACCATTGATACGGTCCTTTATAAATGCCGTGAGGATAACGAATATGTCTGGCTGGTTTATTTTGTGCCGGAAAGCATCTCTAACCAGATTGACGCTATTTATGCCTCCATGCGTTTTGAACGCTACTTTTTACCAGACGAATACAAGGGCACGCCTTTAGACGCCATTCATTTTCTGGAAGATAAGATAAGCGCTCTCCAGTCTGATATTGACGGCATACGAAAGCAGATGTCCGAATTGCTGGAATCCAGGCAGGAGGAGTTATTGACGGCACTGGATAAGCTTGAGGTATTTTCTACCAACTTTAACGTGAGAAAATTGGCCGCATGCACCAAACAGAAAGTAAACACCTTTTATATCCTTTGCGGCTGGATGAGCAACCGGGATGCGGCCGCCTTTCAGAAAGAAATCTCTAACGATGAAAAAACTTTCTGTATCGTGGAGGATGATCATAACAAAATTTTGAGCAAACCTCCCACCAAGCTTCATAATCCCAGGCTTTTTAAGCCCTTTGAGATGTTTATACAGATGTACGGCCTGCCGGAATACAATGAGATCGATCCCACCATATTGATTGGCATCACCTATTCCTTCCTCTTTGGCTTTATGTTCGGGGATGTGGGACAGGGAATATGCCTTCTGCTTGGAGGGCTGCTCCTCTACCAGCTGAAAAAGATAAATCTGGCGGCGATTATATCCTGTTGCGGTATTTTTTCAACCATTTTTGGTTTCCTGTTCGGCAGTGTTTTTGGATTTGAAAATATCATACAGGCCGTCTGGCTCCGTCCTCTGGAGCATATGACTAACCTGCCGTTTATAGGGAGACTGAATACCGTATTTATCGTAGCGGTTTCCATTGGTATGGGAATTATTTTGTTGACCATGGTCCTAAACATCATAAACAGCATCCGCTTTCATGATCCGGAAAAGACTCTGTTTGACACAAACGGTGCGGCAGGACTTATCTTCTATGCAAGCCTTGTGCTCACCATCGTCCTATACATGACAAATAATCCCATTCCGGCTGCCATACTCCTTGTTATCATGTTTGGCATCCCGCTGATCGTCATGTTCTTTAAGGAACCTCTCACCAACCTGGTGGAAAAGAAAGCGCAGATCATGCCAAAGGAAAAGGGCATGTTTGTGGTTCAGGGTTTCTTTGAACTGTTTGAAGTGCTTTTAAGCTATTTTTCCAACACCCTTTCCTTTGTCCGTGTAGGGGCTTTTGCTGTCAGCCACGCGGCCATGATGGAGGTTGTCCTTATGCTGTCCGGTGTGGAAGCAGGAAACCCTAACTGGCTGGTCGTTATTCTTGGCAACTTATTCGTCTGCGGCATGGAAGGCCTGATCGTTGGAATCCAGGTTCTGCGTCTGGAATATTACGAATTATTCAGCCGTTTCTATCGTGGAACCGGCCGTGCATTTAAACCATACGGGAAGAAAATTTAA
- a CDS encoding V0D/AC39 family V-type ATPase subunit — protein MGDLLSYSGITTKVRAMESHLITDSQFREMAALETVSDAEEYLRRLPAYEGLFANLEGVVLHRGAIEQRLILSLYQDYAKLYRFANLTQRKFLDLYFMHFEIDILKKCFRNAMGKNRLDIDLSVFQDFFEKHSRLDLIKLSSTTDLKEFIANLEGSIYYDLLSHLDDREQPTLFDYEVHLDLLYFKTIWKVMGKYLTSKEQDLLKRCFGCKLDLLNIQWIYRSKKYYHLQPADIYTLLIPFNYHLNKEQIGKLAETATLEEFYSVLKNTFYGRKSDLEAADMPDLEHITLEILDKIYRSSSRQNPYSIATLNSYLYFKEEEIQKIITLIESIRYRVSPDEIISYVVKM, from the coding sequence ATGGGAGACTTACTATCCTATAGCGGCATTACAACCAAAGTAAGAGCCATGGAGAGCCATCTGATCACCGACAGTCAGTTCCGCGAAATGGCTGCCCTTGAAACCGTTTCTGATGCAGAGGAATATTTAAGACGTCTTCCGGCCTATGAAGGACTGTTTGCTAACCTGGAGGGTGTAGTGCTCCACCGGGGGGCCATCGAACAGCGTCTGATCCTTTCTCTGTACCAGGATTATGCAAAGCTCTACCGGTTCGCCAATTTAACCCAACGTAAGTTCCTTGACCTGTATTTTATGCACTTTGAAATTGATATCCTGAAGAAATGCTTCCGCAATGCTATGGGTAAGAACCGATTAGATATCGATCTCTCTGTATTCCAGGACTTTTTTGAGAAGCATTCCCGGCTGGATTTAATTAAGCTGTCATCAACCACGGACTTAAAAGAGTTTATAGCCAACCTGGAAGGTTCGATCTATTATGACCTGCTGTCTCACTTAGACGACAGGGAACAGCCTACCTTGTTTGATTATGAGGTCCACTTAGATCTTCTGTACTTTAAGACCATTTGGAAGGTCATGGGAAAATATCTTACAAGTAAGGAACAGGACCTTCTCAAACGCTGCTTTGGCTGCAAGCTGGATTTACTTAATATCCAATGGATTTACCGATCAAAAAAATATTATCATCTGCAGCCTGCCGATATTTATACCCTTCTTATCCCCTTCAATTATCATTTGAATAAGGAGCAGATTGGTAAACTGGCAGAAACAGCTACACTGGAAGAGTTCTATTCTGTACTAAAGAATACCTTTTATGGACGGAAATCAGATCTGGAAGCCGCAGACATGCCGGACTTGGAACACATTACACTGGAAATACTGGACAAAATATACCGTTCTTCCAGCCGGCAGAATCCGTATTCCATTGCTACGCTGAATTCTTATCTTTATTTTAAGGAGGAAGAAATTCAAAAGATTATCACCCTCATAGAGAGCATCCGTTACCGCGTAAGCCCGGATGAAATCATCTCCTATGTAGTAAAAATGTAA
- a CDS encoding ATPase — MDTVIEKISEIESAAASIMNDANERKKAFAEDLEEQTAEFDAQLEEETSKKIEELQAGMEISMNNRLEKQRSDSEKVLKAMEQRYEDHHTQYVEKLFNTMIKE, encoded by the coding sequence ATGGATACTGTAATCGAGAAGATATCCGAGATTGAATCGGCAGCGGCATCTATTATGAATGATGCCAATGAGCGCAAAAAGGCGTTTGCCGAAGATTTGGAAGAACAGACCGCTGAATTTGATGCACAGCTGGAAGAAGAAACCAGTAAAAAGATTGAAGAACTGCAGGCTGGCATGGAAATCAGTATGAATAATCGTCTGGAAAAACAGCGAAGCGATTCCGAAAAGGTCCTTAAAGCCATGGAACAGCGTTACGAAGATCATCATACTCAATATGTGGAGAAACTATTCAATACTATGATAAAGGAGTGA
- a CDS encoding SH3 domain-containing protein → MGTTDNSFLLRIQQGQRETEKLMSQKQYNMAMIKARQTLEYMVNYLGERALIVEGDLADSIDQLFEGRFISQSAKDHYHRIRVLGNKAVHEGDDSPYDANEAFQLLSQEVNTFANSHNRGSQGGTPINKRPTDVRTMSSTPRNNPPRTSAPRNEFQGTGNQRSSGARTAPLSTQEHSGSTGRTGSRPDGTRPGQRPAQRNVSRSGQRPASNSRSRRRSKKKGFDPYELLKPALIFLVLLVLVLIIVKVIPGKNSKKEPTTTETTAEVTTEAMTSAETSAEPTEPETEAPKIYTTKSKLNVRSEPSTDGAKLGSLASGTVVEYVKTYDDKWTVIMFEGTEAYVATEFLTESESETGTDAGESTSAAENTATTTAATP, encoded by the coding sequence ATGGGAACTACAGACAACAGTTTCTTGCTTAGAATCCAGCAGGGTCAAAGGGAAACGGAAAAGCTCATGAGCCAGAAGCAGTATAACATGGCTATGATCAAAGCCCGGCAAACCCTGGAATATATGGTAAATTATCTTGGAGAAAGGGCTCTGATTGTGGAAGGCGATCTGGCGGACAGCATAGACCAGCTATTTGAAGGACGCTTTATTTCTCAGTCTGCCAAAGACCACTATCACAGGATCCGCGTGCTGGGAAACAAGGCAGTTCACGAAGGAGATGACAGTCCCTATGATGCCAACGAGGCCTTTCAGCTTCTGTCTCAGGAAGTCAATACCTTTGCAAACTCTCATAATAGAGGAAGCCAGGGGGGAACCCCAATCAATAAACGTCCTACGGACGTTAGGACCATGTCCTCCACTCCCCGGAATAATCCTCCTCGAACCAGCGCTCCAAGAAATGAATTCCAGGGAACAGGAAATCAAAGAAGCAGCGGCGCAAGGACTGCGCCTTTAAGTACCCAGGAGCATTCTGGCAGCACCGGGCGCACTGGATCAAGACCGGACGGGACAAGGCCCGGACAAAGGCCGGCCCAGAGAAACGTTTCCAGAAGCGGCCAGAGGCCCGCTTCAAACAGCAGAAGCCGGAGGCGTTCCAAGAAGAAAGGTTTTGATCCGTACGAACTGCTGAAACCAGCCCTCATCTTTTTGGTTCTTCTTGTACTTGTCCTGATCATCGTAAAGGTGATCCCAGGAAAGAATTCAAAAAAAGAGCCAACAACTACCGAAACGACTGCTGAGGTAACTACCGAAGCCATGACAAGTGCCGAAACTTCCGCAGAGCCTACGGAACCAGAGACAGAAGCGCCTAAAATTTATACCACCAAAAGCAAGCTTAATGTCCGCTCAGAGCCTTCTACCGACGGTGCCAAGCTTGGAAGCCTTGCTTCCGGTACAGTAGTGGAATATGTCAAAACTTATGACGACAAATGGACGGTTATTATGTTTGAAGGAACAGAGGCTTATGTTGCCACCGAATTCCTGACCGAATCGGAAAGCGAGACAGGAACGGACGCTGGGGAGTCTACCTCCGCCGCGGAGAATACAGCAACAACAACAGCCGCAACCCCGTAA